In Alteromonas macleodii, the sequence AGCGAATCTGTGTCAAATCATGTTGCCCGAATACATCAGGAAAATGGAGCGACGATTTTATGTCAGCGTAACGTAAGCGCGGTAGAACGAGACACAGATAAAGGTTTTCAATGGATAGTTTGTGATAATGGTGAGCGGTATCGCGCCGACGCTATATTACTCGGGGTCGGTGTGCGAGTGAATAGCGAGCTTGCACAAGAGGCTGGCACGTCACTCCATAGAGGTGCAATAAGCGTCAACACGCACATGCAGACTTCGATTAAGAATATTTGGGCTATTGGAGATTGTACTAGCTTTACTCATCCATTGTATGGTGAAAACAGCCATATTGAATCAGTACAAAACGCGTTGGAGCAGGCCAAGGTTGCGGCAAAAAATATACAGCAAATATCCGTAGCTAACGCTGGTGATGCTGCTCCACTGCAGAATTATAAAGCAATACCATGGTTTTGGTCAGATCAGTACAACATGAAACTTCAAATGGTAGGCCTTCCTGTAAACGCAGATTGTCAGGTTACACGCCAAGAGTCAAAAGAAGCGCTGTCGGTTTGGCACTTTGTGCAAAATAAACTAGTAAGTGTTGAAGCAATTAACTCACCTAAATCATATGTACTTGGTGGCAGAGCGATTGACAAAAATGCCTTTATTGATAAGTCGAAATTAGCCGACCCATCCCAAAGTCTTACCGACCTGCTTTAATTTCGTGTGTTCATAATGACGGAGCTAAGAAAACTCCGTCCTTCTCTTCATTTTAATTCTTTTCAAATCTCGCAACATCTAGTTGTAAACGAGATGTAGTTATTTGTTGAAACTTTGTTCTTTGTTGTATATTGTTAACAGTTGTCATCATTCTGTGGTGCTGGCAGCTGCGTGTGCCGGCCAAGCAGGTTTAAATAAACATTGGTCAAAGAACACTTATGAACAAAAAGAATTGCGCTATTGTATTTTCGGCTCTTGTTACGGCTTGTTTAAGTGCGGCAGTGGTAGTGGGATGTAGCAATACACACGAGCAAGACGGTACTGCAAAGGTTGTGTTTTCTGACGTTTCTGAGCAAGTAGGTTTAATCACGCAGCCCAATTGGAAGTATGGAGGCCCTTCTGTCGCCGACTTAAACCAAGACGGTTTTTACGATTTACTTCTAACAAACCATGACTCTACTCCCGTACAGTTGTTTATGGCAACGTCTGCTAACGGCTATGTAGAGCATGAAACAATATTTCCGAAAGTTGATCTGCACGGTATTGCTGCGGGTGATTACGACCTAGATGGCGACAATGATATTTTGCTATCTGTGGGAGGGGGAAACGGTCTGCACCCTTCTCCTCAGCGAATGCTGCGCAACGACCATGGAATTTTTACTGATGTAACAGAGGCTGCTGGGGTATCAAAGCTGGGGGCCCGGGGGCGAAGCGTCCGCTGGGTTGACCTTGACAATGATGGCGACCTCGATTTCTTGCAGATCAATGCGGCTAAAATGCTTAATGAGTCGACACCTCGAAACATTATTTTTGAAAATCTAGGAAATGGGAAGTTCGATTACTTTCGCAGTCCTAGTTTCGAAGATATTGAAGCTGAACGTCTGCTTATTACAGATTATAACAATGACAATGTACCCGACATTATTGCGTTTACTAGCTATGATAAAAGCACGATATTGAAGGGAAACGGTGATTTAACGTTCACAAATACGTCTTCTTCGGTATTTCCTCAGAACAGTAAGAACTATCCTGGAACTATTACAGTAGCGCAGGCGGATATTGATAATGACGGAGACCTTGACTACTACTTTGCGAGAGGGAAGCTGTATTACACCATTGCAAATAACGCCGTAAGTTTTGACCAAAAGCGAAAACGCTTAGACTTGAGGGATAAGGGGAGTAAGGGGCACGACGGCATGTATCTTCACGCTGATAATGCACTTACCTTGACAGACTTTTATCACTTTCCCCGAGCAAATCTATTGAAGAGCATGCCTGTATTTATTGGGCGAAATAAGCGCCAGATAGCAACCCCTGTCAATCCAGTAACCATTTTACCAACAGAAGCAGAAGGCTTTCCCGATAAAGTTGAAGAAACAGGGTGGTACATTGGCTACTTAGGCAACAACAAGTGGCGCTTTGAGTGGAACATGGCCGCTGACTTAGCTTGGGATTTGAGAGCGTCTGTAATTGGAGTAGAAAAATATGAGGCGCAATGGCAGCCTCAAGATTTGTCTGTGCCTGATGTGCTTTTACGCAATGACGATGGAGTATTAACCGACATTTCAAATGTTCTTCCCAATTCAACTCGTGATAACAACTGGGGGGTAACAGCAGGTGACTTTGATAATAACGGGCTAGCTGACTTTTTCGTTTATCGATTCGGTGAGCTCAAACGCCGGGTGGTTGATGTAATGTTACTGAATCAGGGGGGGTATATTTTTGAAGAGTCAGTACATCACAACGCTACAAGTGAAGTGGGAATGGATTCTCATGGCGACGGGGGGATCGCGGCTGATTTCAATCTTGACGGCAAGCTCGATATTTTAAGTGGTGATGATGATAACGGTAAGTGGCATATGTATCACAACGTCACACCATCTACTGAAAATCATTTCCTTCTGCTACACATAGGTTATTCGCCAAACGGCATTGATCCCATGGGGGCCAAAGTTTGGGTAAAAACCGCTAGTGAGCAACATTTTACGCTTGTTGGTTCGCCCAATGCGAATCATTCGCAAAGTCTGCTGAATATTGTTCATGTGGGGCTAGGTACGCAAGAGGTTATAGAAGAAGTCCGTGTTCAATGGAGAGATAGAGAAGTAACTACGATTAAAGATTTGCCCGCTGATCAGTTGGTAAAGGTCGGAGATAACCTGTGAAAAAAATCAATCAGTGTAGGTTGCGAATTGCAAAGGAAGATACGCGTCAACAGGGGAACTGGTTATCGAATCTTGCGATTATAGCGTGTTTGCTAGCGTTATTAATTGCTATAGCTGGGTGCACTTATAACCATGAAAAGCACCACGGTCGTATAATTACTCCGCAACAACCCTTGGTTGTTTCTATGAATGTTACTGAATCACATGCTTATAAAGTGGTATTTAGAGTCAATAATCATTCACGCCTTACTAGGTTTTCTGTTTTAGCAGGTAACAAGCTACTGGTCGATAATGTCAATGTACCCGAGCTAGGGGGGCAAACTTTGCATTCGCTGATAGCGTTTGAATCAACAGGAGAAAAAGCTCTCACGCTAAAGACAATAAACGGTAAGTTAACTCTATTAGATTGGCATATCGAGAAATCGTCAATTGCACTTCCCTCCTTCTTCGATATTACTGAGCAAGCCGGAATAGACAAAGTGCCATCTCTAAAATATGGCGGGCCCTCTGTAGCTGATATTGACCAAGACGGTGATTACGATTTCGTTGTAAATAATCATAATGCGGAAAGTAGCAAGATTTACTGGAATAATGGTGATTTCACAGTAACTAAGCACTCTCGCAACCTTTCTCGCTGGCTAATGCAAGACTTGCATGGAACGGCTCTTGGCGATTATGACAACGATGGTGACCTTGACTTAATGCTCACTCGAGGCGGAGGTAATGGAACCACACCTTCAGTTTCCTATTTTTATGTGAACGACAACGGGAACTTTGTTCGTTTTACCGGCGATGCAGGTATAGACAAAGGTGGCCGTGGGCGTGGCGCGAGGTTTACTGATGTGGATCTCGATGGAGACTTAGATCTCTTCGTTATTAACGAAACAAGCTTAACGCACAGTAAGCCGCAGCATATGTTTTTTGAGAATAAAGGCAAGGGACGATTTGTTTATAAATCAGTACCGGGGATAGAAGATGTTAGGGCGTCGAGAGCGCTGATCACCGATTTTAATAACGACGGTATTGACGACGTCATTATGTACGGTCCTTTAACTTTGTGGCAAGGAAACGGTGACTTTACTTACACTGACGTATCGTCTTTGTTGCCATTAGAGATAAAAGACATTCGGCAGGTTATGGCTATCGCCGACATTGATATAGATAATGACGGCGATCTTGATCTATATCTTGCGAGAGGCAAAGAATTCGAGCACGGTTTTGGCGAAGCTCCTTCGTTGGATTTTGACCCTATTTCAAAATCTTTTGCTATAAAAACAAGAGGGTATGAAGGCCGGGACAGTTTCAGCTTTAGCGCGGATGACTCAATTACCCTTAATAATTATTACTTTCTAGGTCAGATGGGATTTAGAGGTAAAGACTACCCTATTTATTTAGGGGCAAGCAAAGCTGTACACAATATTCAGTCTGGTGGTCAATTCACTTTTAATTCCGAGATGGCGAGAGGCTGGCCTGAAATACGGCAAGATAATGGCGTCTACTTTGGTTATCTAGGTGATGGGAAGTGGAACGCAGAGTTGGTAAGAAATGGCAATATCTTTTGGTCCTTCTTTTTTACCTTACAGGGTGTTACCGCAGCAAATCCAGCGTTCGAACCTGAAAATAGAAACATTCAGGACGTGCTTTTAGAAAATAGAGATGGTCGCTTTTTCGACGTTTCAGCTCAGTGGGAAATTCCTCTAGGGGGCAATGCACTGGGAGTTACTACAGGCGATTTCAACAACGACTCTTATCAGGATTTGTTCGTTTATCGTTGGGGTAGAGTAGATAAGCGAATTGCTGATGTTATGTTATTGAATACTGGAAAGGGTAAGTTCGAAACATCAACAATGCACGGCGCAAGTGATCACGGTGGGCCTGGCTTCGGAGATATGGGGCAAGCGTTCGATTTTAACCTTGATGGTTACCTCGATATTCTTTCTGGAAGCGAGCATGGCTATTGGTATCTGTACGAAAACAATGGCAAAAATAATACTAGCAAGAGTAACTATGCATTAATTAATGTTGGTTACTCTCCAAAAAGCAATGTAGATGCATTAGGCGCTTATGTAACATTAACTACACCGGCCGGTGAGTTCAGAAAACGCGTTGGTTCAGCCGGGGAAATATTTTCCCAGAGTTTCCT encodes:
- a CDS encoding NAD(P)/FAD-dependent oxidoreductase, which codes for MSEQIQSEPVCIVVGASHAGVNCAFELRKQGFSGRLVLIDADTHLPYHRPPLSKAFLNTPLDDAPAPLKAKSAYEQADIELFLGAMVTKVDAKENIVSFNKGGSGNAENGYSIKYTHLVFATGASPIIPSIPGLNVAENCLVMRNAKDALALKSLMHAKRENISNLNIVIVGAGYIGLEAAASLRKAGASVTVIEREERILARVASESVSNHVARIHQENGATILCQRNVSAVERDTDKGFQWIVCDNGERYRADAILLGVGVRVNSELAQEAGTSLHRGAISVNTHMQTSIKNIWAIGDCTSFTHPLYGENSHIESVQNALEQAKVAAKNIQQISVANAGDAAPLQNYKAIPWFWSDQYNMKLQMVGLPVNADCQVTRQESKEALSVWHFVQNKLVSVEAINSPKSYVLGGRAIDKNAFIDKSKLADPSQSLTDLL
- a CDS encoding CRTAC1 family protein; the protein is MNKKNCAIVFSALVTACLSAAVVVGCSNTHEQDGTAKVVFSDVSEQVGLITQPNWKYGGPSVADLNQDGFYDLLLTNHDSTPVQLFMATSANGYVEHETIFPKVDLHGIAAGDYDLDGDNDILLSVGGGNGLHPSPQRMLRNDHGIFTDVTEAAGVSKLGARGRSVRWVDLDNDGDLDFLQINAAKMLNESTPRNIIFENLGNGKFDYFRSPSFEDIEAERLLITDYNNDNVPDIIAFTSYDKSTILKGNGDLTFTNTSSSVFPQNSKNYPGTITVAQADIDNDGDLDYYFARGKLYYTIANNAVSFDQKRKRLDLRDKGSKGHDGMYLHADNALTLTDFYHFPRANLLKSMPVFIGRNKRQIATPVNPVTILPTEAEGFPDKVEETGWYIGYLGNNKWRFEWNMAADLAWDLRASVIGVEKYEAQWQPQDLSVPDVLLRNDDGVLTDISNVLPNSTRDNNWGVTAGDFDNNGLADFFVYRFGELKRRVVDVMLLNQGGYIFEESVHHNATSEVGMDSHGDGGIAADFNLDGKLDILSGDDDNGKWHMYHNVTPSTENHFLLLHIGYSPNGIDPMGAKVWVKTASEQHFTLVGSPNANHSQSLLNIVHVGLGTQEVIEEVRVQWRDREVTTIKDLPADQLVKVGDNL
- a CDS encoding CRTAC1 family protein, with translation MKKINQCRLRIAKEDTRQQGNWLSNLAIIACLLALLIAIAGCTYNHEKHHGRIITPQQPLVVSMNVTESHAYKVVFRVNNHSRLTRFSVLAGNKLLVDNVNVPELGGQTLHSLIAFESTGEKALTLKTINGKLTLLDWHIEKSSIALPSFFDITEQAGIDKVPSLKYGGPSVADIDQDGDYDFVVNNHNAESSKIYWNNGDFTVTKHSRNLSRWLMQDLHGTALGDYDNDGDLDLMLTRGGGNGTTPSVSYFYVNDNGNFVRFTGDAGIDKGGRGRGARFTDVDLDGDLDLFVINETSLTHSKPQHMFFENKGKGRFVYKSVPGIEDVRASRALITDFNNDGIDDVIMYGPLTLWQGNGDFTYTDVSSLLPLEIKDIRQVMAIADIDIDNDGDLDLYLARGKEFEHGFGEAPSLDFDPISKSFAIKTRGYEGRDSFSFSADDSITLNNYYFLGQMGFRGKDYPIYLGASKAVHNIQSGGQFTFNSEMARGWPEIRQDNGVYFGYLGDGKWNAELVRNGNIFWSFFFTLQGVTAANPAFEPENRNIQDVLLENRDGRFFDVSAQWEIPLGGNALGVTTGDFNNDSYQDLFVYRWGRVDKRIADVMLLNTGKGKFETSTMHGASDHGGPGFGDMGQAFDFNLDGYLDILSGSEHGYWYLYENNGKNNTSKSNYALINVGYSPKSNVDALGAYVTLTTPAGEFRKRVGSAGEIFSQSFLNIVHFGLGNTAHINKVQIRWRNGETLVIEKPSINQIFTVGKHKPSEPSVHSVFLKEQLASKVERTPFVNILDKEDLQLNGIDSSKPLTLTVKYHAGTGQNVIAADEGGMQFWLRHRSSGLIPLEDRIEVDSSVLYTEQGSATASINLQGLLPSSNLKPGEYYMLRVVFTSSDGNMYEDSIQRIKLY